From Rutidosis leptorrhynchoides isolate AG116_Rl617_1_P2 chromosome 3, CSIRO_AGI_Rlap_v1, whole genome shotgun sequence, a single genomic window includes:
- the LOC139901893 gene encoding tabersonine-19-hydroxy-O-acetyltransferase-like: MVLISKVLRFGRRKLHTIVSRDTIKPSSPTPFHSKTYKLSLLDQIAVNSYVPIVAIYPSSNAYQSSHKKTLQLKNSLSKVLTDYYPFAGRMKKIGPTFVDCNDEGVEFIEACNTNTLSDFLQQSVHEDLDQLFPDDRIWFKKNIKNFIDDENINVCPLSVQVSHFACGGLAIATSLRHKIGDGSSALNFIKHWAALTSHSRECNINVTSPIINPQFISYQPTTIELPKTDPYIPPNDVVSKTFVFSNTKIKDLQAKVVAMTMDTRQPIVNPTRAEVVSWFLHKCVSRNVTQTSVISPINLRNKLKEKLSETSIGNLFYPITFPISNNHGDVMPDEFISKLRREKVKFQNIRNLECALGTVEEMISETFILGTAQSMDTSYVYSSICGFPMYDIDFRWGKPVKVAVGGAFKNLSILMDAPDGNGIEVLVSLNKQDMNIVVNDPDLLAFCY, translated from the coding sequence ATGGTGCTGATTAGCAAGGTTTTAAGATTTGGTAGAAGAAAACTTCACACAATTGTATCAAGAGATACAATAAAACCTTCTTCTCCAACTCCCTTTCATTCCAAAACATATAAGCTCTCATTACTCGATCAAATCGCCGTAAATTCATACGTGCCGATTGTAGCCATATACCCGAGCTCGAATGCTTATCAATCTTCCCATAAAAAGACACTCCAGTTGAAGAACTCTTTATCGAAAGTACTAACTGATTACTATCCATTTGCAGGTAGAATGAAGAAAATCGGTCCTACCTTCGTTGATTGCAATGATGAAGGTGTTGAGTTTATCGAAGCGTGTAACACAAATACCCTCTCAGATTTCCTCCAACAATCGGTGCACGAAGATCTTGATCAACTCTTCCCAGACGATCGTATatggttcaaaaagaacattaaaaacttTATTGATGACGAAAATATTAATGTGTGCCCTTTGTCCGTGCAAGTTAGCCATTTCGCGTGTGGAGGTCTTGCAATCGCAACTTCTTTACGCCACAAGATTGGAGACGGAAGCAGCGCGTTGAATTTTATCAAACACTGGGCTGCACTCACGTCACACTCTCGAGAATGTAACATAAACGTGACGTCACCAATTATTAATCCCCAATTTATTTCCTACCAACCTACAACCATTGAGTTACCAAAAACCGATCCGTACATACCACCAAACGATGTCGTGTCAAAAACTTTTGTTTTCTCGAATACGAAAATTAAGGATCTACAAGCCAAAGTGGTAGCCATGACCATGGACACTAGACAACCTATCGTAAACCCGACTCGAGCTGAAGTCGTATCGTGGTTTCTACATAAGTGTGTATCGAGAAATGTTACACAAACTAGCGTGATCTCGCCGATAAATCTGAGAAAcaagttaaaagagaaattgtctGAAACAAGTATAGGAAACCTTTTCTATCCGATAACATTTCCGATAAGCAATAATCATGGTGATGTCATGCCAGATGAGTTCATTAGTAAACTAAGAAGAGAAAAAGTAAAGTTTCAGAATATTAGAAATTTGGAATGTGCATTAGGAACTGTCGAAGAGATGATTTCTGAAACTTTTATATTGGGGACGGCACAAAGCATGGATACAAGTTATGTTTATTCGAGCATTTGTGGGTTTCCTATGTATGATATTGATTTCAGGTGGGGGAAGCCCGTAAAAGTAGCCGTTGGTGGAGCGTTTAAGAATTTAAGTATTTTGATGGACGCGCCTGATGGAAACGGCATCGAAGTACTAGTTTCTTTGAATAAACAAGACATGAATATAGTTGTAAACGACCCCGACTTGTTGGCCTTTTGCTACTAG